A stretch of Desulfarculaceae bacterium DNA encodes these proteins:
- a CDS encoding SpoIIE family protein phosphatase, with product MADIASKAMPPNQPDAQSRLWATLVRFVLLFIPVAAFLTITVYIFYQIEANNERRLLMSEQHNQVQLERETLATILEDVVTDTLVQAQHHLLRDWPTPPTLTALRRLSEEFMGFAETTRMYGRISFIDTKGTELVRVDYRGGRAHLTPESLAVDLADRPWVQRALALQPGQVYISPLVLNSSSALEPIIRVAAPVFSQLGVRLGLVVMDYKAARALKKLAGLRPERGMSMLLGQEGRRLMIADATNRESQNKERGFAETWPQAWQRLSSEEQGQFFEKAGLFTWATVRPPVEGSGHPWWKIVSLVPEAQVDAAVGIYLMQLTQLLTVVLFVAGIICWFLAWAQVRHRQAQRALAQSEQRLRDILTYSPAVIFLKDLEGRYLLINRRYEELFHIPQADVVGMTDADLFPAPIAQKFRENDKEVLAKGRPLHREEQAPQDDGLHTYLSAKFPLRDLRGVNYGVCGISTDITSLKQAQAQLSQAKEEAEAVNRELLEKQGRLDEDLKAAAGIQRTLLPYNLPRFPHLELAWKFAPSEVIGGDLFHAQPLGPDHLCLYMLDVAGHGVPAALVTVSVHETLDPASGHVMRMDQDGRVRVTPPGEVLAILDREYPLERFEKSFSIVYMLLEMNSGRLTYSSAGHPPPILMRAGGGQEQLEAGGTLIGLDGAVPFEEESLQLAPGDKLIFYTDGVVEYGEPGKELFGMERFLRYLERRAARPVSALLEGMWQELLAFGRGRPPADDVSLMGLEYKGRRDS from the coding sequence ATGGCCGACATCGCCTCCAAGGCCATGCCGCCCAACCAGCCTGACGCCCAAAGCCGCCTCTGGGCCACCCTTGTGCGCTTTGTGCTGCTCTTCATCCCCGTGGCCGCCTTCCTCACCATAACTGTCTATATCTTCTATCAAATCGAGGCCAACAACGAGCGGCGCCTGCTCATGAGCGAGCAGCACAACCAGGTGCAGCTGGAGCGGGAGACCCTGGCCACCATCCTGGAGGATGTGGTAACCGACACCCTGGTGCAGGCCCAGCACCATCTGCTCCGGGACTGGCCCACCCCCCCCACCCTCACCGCCCTGCGCCGCCTGAGCGAAGAGTTCATGGGCTTCGCCGAAACCACCCGCATGTACGGGCGCATCAGTTTCATCGACACCAAGGGCACCGAGCTGGTGCGGGTGGACTACCGGGGCGGCCGGGCCCACCTGACCCCCGAGAGCCTGGCGGTGGATTTGGCCGACCGCCCCTGGGTCCAGCGCGCCTTGGCCTTGCAGCCGGGCCAGGTCTACATCTCCCCCCTGGTCCTCAACAGCTCGTCGGCCCTGGAGCCGATCATCCGGGTGGCCGCGCCGGTGTTCAGCCAGCTGGGCGTGCGCCTGGGCCTGGTGGTAATGGACTACAAGGCCGCGCGCGCCCTGAAGAAGCTGGCCGGCCTGCGCCCCGAGCGGGGCATGAGCATGCTCCTGGGCCAGGAGGGCCGGCGCTTGATGATCGCCGACGCCACCAACCGGGAGAGCCAGAACAAGGAGCGCGGCTTTGCCGAGACCTGGCCCCAGGCCTGGCAGCGGCTCTCCAGCGAGGAGCAAGGGCAGTTCTTCGAAAAGGCCGGCCTGTTCACCTGGGCCACGGTGCGCCCGCCCGTGGAGGGCTCGGGCCATCCTTGGTGGAAAATCGTCTCCCTGGTGCCAGAGGCCCAGGTGGACGCGGCGGTGGGCATCTACCTGATGCAGCTCACCCAGCTGCTCACCGTGGTTCTGTTCGTGGCGGGCATCATCTGCTGGTTCCTGGCCTGGGCCCAGGTGCGCCACCGCCAGGCCCAGCGGGCCCTGGCCCAGAGCGAGCAGCGCCTCCGGGACATCCTCACCTACTCCCCGGCGGTTATCTTTCTGAAGGACCTGGAGGGGCGCTACCTGCTAATCAACCGGCGCTACGAGGAGCTGTTCCACATCCCCCAGGCCGACGTGGTGGGCATGACCGACGCGGACCTGTTCCCCGCGCCCATCGCCCAGAAGTTCCGCGAGAACGACAAGGAGGTGCTGGCCAAGGGCCGCCCCCTGCACCGCGAGGAGCAAGCCCCCCAGGACGACGGCCTGCACACCTACCTCTCGGCCAAGTTCCCCCTGCGCGACCTCCGGGGGGTGAATTACGGCGTCTGCGGCATCAGCACGGACATCACCTCCCTGAAGCAGGCTCAGGCCCAGCTGAGCCAGGCCAAGGAAGAGGCCGAGGCGGTGAATCGGGAACTTTTGGAGAAGCAGGGTCGCCTGGACGAGGACCTGAAGGCGGCGGCCGGCATCCAGCGCACCCTGCTGCCCTACAACCTGCCCCGCTTCCCCCATCTGGAGCTGGCCTGGAAGTTCGCGCCCAGCGAGGTGATCGGCGGCGACCTGTTCCACGCCCAACCCCTGGGGCCGGATCACTTGTGCCTGTACATGCTCGACGTGGCCGGCCACGGGGTGCCCGCCGCCCTGGTCACGGTTTCGGTGCACGAGACCCTGGACCCGGCCAGCGGACACGTGATGCGCATGGACCAGGACGGCCGGGTGCGGGTGACCCCGCCCGGCGAGGTGCTGGCCATCCTGGACCGGGAGTACCCCCTGGAGCGCTTCGAGAAGAGCTTCTCCATCGTGTACATGCTCTTGGAGATGAACAGCGGCCGCCTGACCTACTCCAGCGCGGGCCACCCTCCGCCCATCCTGATGCGCGCCGGGGGCGGCCAGGAGCAGCTGGAGGCCGGGGGCACCCTCATCGGCCTGGACGGGGCGGTTCCCTTCGAGGAAGAGAGCCTGCAACTGGCCCCGGGCGACAAGCTCATCTTCTACACCGACGGGGTGGTGGAGTACGGCGAGCCCGGCAAAGAGCTGTTCGGCATGGAGCGCTTCCTGCGCTATCTGGAGCGGCGCGCCGCCCGGCCGGTGTCGGCCCTGCTGGAAGGCATGTGGCAGGAGCTGTTGGCCTTCGGCCGGGGACGGCCCCCGGCCGACGACGTGAGCCTCATGGGTCTGGAGTACAAGGGACGGCGGGACTCATAG
- the trxC gene encoding thioredoxin TrxC — protein sequence MSDAIHVVCPACAATNRVPPERLAQGPVCGRCKGELLPAHPVEVNTATFQKMMSSESLPLLVDFWAAWCGPCKMMAPAFAQAAAKLGPAVRLIKVNTEQEQALASSLGISSIPTMIMFRGGREIARTSGALPAESIVQWARSNL from the coding sequence ATGTCCGATGCCATTCACGTTGTATGCCCCGCCTGCGCCGCCACCAACCGCGTTCCCCCCGAGCGCCTGGCGCAGGGGCCGGTGTGCGGCCGTTGCAAGGGCGAGCTGTTGCCCGCCCATCCGGTGGAGGTGAACACCGCCACCTTTCAAAAGATGATGAGCTCCGAGTCCCTGCCTCTGCTGGTGGACTTCTGGGCCGCCTGGTGCGGCCCCTGCAAGATGATGGCCCCGGCCTTTGCCCAGGCCGCCGCCAAGCTGGGCCCTGCGGTGCGCCTCATTAAGGTGAACACCGAGCAGGAGCAGGCCCTGGCCTCCTCCCTGGGCATCTCCTCCATCCCCACTATGATCATGTTCCGGGGCGGCCGCGAGATAGCCCGCACCTCCGGGGCCCTGCCCGCGGAGAGCATCGTGCAATGGGCGCGGTCCAACCTATGA
- a CDS encoding NTP transferase domain-containing protein, giving the protein MTSNPTPAPKPGLAAIVLAAGASRRMGRFKPLLDLGGLSVLDRVVGLLQDSGAHPVLVITGNRAEELAPVARGLGALPIHNPAHGEGMFTSIQAGVAALPPGTEAFFLLPVDIPLVRPHTLGRLLAARAGGLGPVLLPSYQGEPGHPPLIDATLAPAIAAWDGSGGLRGFWLANPELTVPVPVADRFVLRDLDTPQQYEGLLAELPGRAVPDREECLALLSQVAGANDELVAHCRAVGAVALALANALNAAGHGLDQRLALAGGLLHDVAKGAPGHAEAGAAMLHDLGYAKVAPLAAAHIDLPEGAPLDEAALVHLADKLVAGSRLVDLDDRFAGKLGAPRLEAEVRAAIMRRRDRARGLVQEVEQTTGRGLDEILAGLDLRLGE; this is encoded by the coding sequence ATGACCTCCAACCCCACCCCCGCGCCCAAGCCCGGTCTGGCCGCCATCGTATTGGCCGCTGGAGCCTCTCGCCGCATGGGCCGCTTCAAACCCCTGCTGGACCTGGGCGGCCTCAGCGTCCTGGACCGGGTGGTGGGCCTGCTCCAGGACAGTGGCGCCCATCCGGTGCTGGTGATCACCGGCAACCGGGCCGAGGAGCTGGCCCCCGTGGCGCGTGGCCTGGGGGCCCTGCCGATCCATAACCCGGCTCACGGCGAGGGCATGTTCACCTCCATCCAGGCCGGGGTGGCCGCCCTGCCCCCCGGCACGGAGGCCTTCTTCCTGCTGCCCGTGGACATACCCCTGGTGCGGCCCCACACCCTGGGCCGCCTGCTGGCCGCCCGCGCGGGCGGGCTGGGGCCGGTGCTCCTGCCCTCTTATCAAGGCGAACCCGGCCACCCCCCGCTCATCGATGCCACCCTGGCCCCGGCCATCGCCGCCTGGGACGGATCCGGCGGGCTGCGCGGCTTTTGGCTGGCCAATCCCGAGCTGACCGTGCCGGTGCCCGTGGCCGACCGCTTCGTGCTGCGCGATCTGGACACGCCCCAGCAGTATGAGGGCCTCTTGGCCGAGCTGCCCGGCCGCGCGGTGCCGGACCGGGAGGAGTGCCTGGCCCTGCTGAGCCAGGTGGCCGGGGCCAATGACGAGCTGGTGGCCCATTGCAGGGCGGTCGGGGCGGTGGCCCTGGCCCTGGCCAACGCCCTGAACGCGGCAGGCCACGGGCTGGACCAGCGCCTGGCCCTGGCCGGGGGCCTGCTGCACGACGTGGCCAAGGGCGCGCCGGGCCACGCCGAGGCAGGCGCGGCCATGCTGCATGACCTGGGCTATGCGAAGGTGGCGCCTCTGGCCGCGGCCCACATCGACCTGCCGGAGGGGGCGCCCCTGGACGAGGCAGCCCTGGTGCATTTGGCCGACAAGCTGGTGGCGGGCAGCAGGCTGGTGGATTTGGATGATCGCTTCGCGGGCAAGCTGGGCGCGCCCCGCCTGGAGGCCGAGGTGCGCGCGGCCATCATGCGCCGCCGGGACAGGGCGCGGGGCCTGGTGCAAGAGGTGGAGCAAACCACGGGGCGCGGCCTGGATGAGATCCTGGCGGGCCTGGACCTGCGCTTGGGGGAATAA
- a CDS encoding histidine phosphatase family protein, producing the protein MIYLLRHGEITQSKPRRMVGQADLPLTELGRAQAGWWRGELAGHQFREIVCSDLSRCVGTAEIVANGRPVRQDPAWREVSLGEWTGLSHEEIEARFPGEWEQRGANLAQHRTQGGESFAEVAARALPALEALAQGEGDVLVVSHSGVMRALVCAVLGIPLGRLLSLEIGYGGLCLLERHPTRWVLHGLNLRPEV; encoded by the coding sequence ATGATCTATCTGCTCAGGCATGGCGAAATAACCCAGAGCAAGCCGCGCCGCATGGTGGGACAGGCCGACCTGCCCCTGACCGAGCTGGGCCGCGCCCAGGCCGGGTGGTGGCGCGGCGAGCTGGCCGGGCACCAGTTCCGCGAGATCGTGTGCAGCGACCTGTCGCGTTGCGTGGGGACCGCCGAGATCGTGGCGAATGGGCGGCCGGTGCGCCAAGACCCGGCCTGGCGCGAGGTGTCCCTGGGCGAGTGGACCGGTCTGAGCCACGAGGAGATCGAGGCCCGCTTCCCGGGGGAATGGGAGCAGCGCGGGGCCAACCTGGCCCAGCACCGCACCCAGGGCGGCGAGAGCTTCGCCGAGGTGGCCGCCCGCGCCCTGCCCGCCCTGGAGGCCCTGGCCCAAGGCGAAGGCGACGTATTGGTGGTGAGCCACTCCGGGGTGATGCGCGCCCTGGTCTGCGCCGTGCTGGGCATACCCCTGGGCCGCCTGCTCAGCCTGGAGATCGGCTATGGCGGGCTGTGCCTCTTGGAGCGCCACCCCACCCGCTGGGTGCTGCACGGCCTCAACCTGCGGCCCGAGGTGTGA
- a CDS encoding OprD family porin, producing the protein MAPSRPRFCSVMALACLLVCLSAGPGGRARAATPGYLTDEITIPDSVYQRPTPLSNLFAPERAEGLRVQLEENLKDLPPFWRDSKLHLNLRSFVFYTHSDPGGLGRDWALGGRAEYTSGWLAQRLQVGLGLYTTQPLYAPQNDLPTLLLSPDGEGITVLGLAYLRVRLIEKTDLYLFRQSFDLPFLNRRDSKMIPNTFEAYTLLSQTWPVCHFILSQVTRIKQRDAASFVSMSQAAGAAGSDEGLSLGGLVLSPLPGFKVGFVNQYSWEVTNTLYAEADYENRLGPLEYKLSLQYTDQRSVGEQLVGPFTSNAWGVQLHAGLAGAVLSVAYTEVDPEAGLIHPYGGYPGFTSLIVQSFNQAGERAWVAGLSYDLARLGLKGWSAFANYAQGSTPSSEPDEREADLTVDYRPLEGPLQGFWLRLRGAHVEQSGPGASDTQQYQLILNYDLNLP; encoded by the coding sequence ATGGCCCCGTCCCGTCCCCGCTTTTGTTCGGTCATGGCCCTGGCTTGTCTTTTGGTCTGCCTGTCGGCGGGGCCGGGCGGCCGGGCGCGCGCCGCCACACCGGGCTACCTCACCGACGAGATCACCATCCCGGATTCGGTCTACCAGCGGCCCACCCCCCTGAGCAACCTTTTCGCCCCGGAGCGGGCAGAAGGCCTGCGCGTACAATTAGAGGAGAATTTGAAGGATCTGCCGCCCTTTTGGCGCGACAGCAAGCTGCACCTGAACCTGCGCTCCTTTGTGTTCTATACCCACAGCGACCCCGGCGGCCTGGGCCGGGACTGGGCCCTGGGGGGCCGGGCGGAGTACACCTCCGGGTGGCTGGCCCAGCGGCTGCAAGTGGGCCTGGGCCTGTACACCACCCAGCCCCTCTACGCTCCGCAAAACGACCTGCCCACCCTACTGCTCTCTCCAGACGGCGAAGGCATCACCGTGCTGGGCCTGGCCTACCTTCGCGTGCGGCTAATCGAAAAGACCGACCTGTACCTGTTCCGGCAAAGCTTTGACCTGCCTTTCCTGAACCGCCGCGACAGCAAGATGATCCCCAACACCTTCGAGGCCTACACCCTTCTCAGCCAGACCTGGCCGGTCTGCCATTTCATCTTGTCCCAGGTGACCCGCATAAAGCAGCGGGACGCCGCCAGCTTCGTGAGCATGTCTCAGGCCGCCGGCGCGGCGGGCAGCGACGAGGGGCTGTCCCTGGGCGGGCTGGTTCTATCCCCCCTGCCGGGGTTCAAGGTGGGGTTCGTGAACCAGTATTCCTGGGAGGTGACCAACACCCTCTACGCCGAGGCGGACTATGAGAACCGTCTGGGTCCGCTGGAGTACAAGCTGTCGCTGCAATACACCGACCAGCGCAGCGTGGGCGAGCAACTGGTGGGCCCCTTCACCAGCAACGCCTGGGGAGTGCAGCTCCATGCCGGCCTGGCCGGAGCGGTGCTGTCGGTGGCCTACACCGAGGTGGACCCGGAGGCCGGGCTGATCCATCCCTACGGCGGCTACCCCGGCTTCACCTCGCTGATCGTGCAGAGTTTCAACCAGGCCGGTGAAAGGGCCTGGGTGGCCGGGCTGTCCTACGACCTGGCCCGGCTGGGCCTAAAAGGCTGGAGCGCCTTTGCCAACTATGCTCAGGGCAGCACCCCCAGTTCCGAACCCGACGAGCGCGAAGCGGACCTCACCGTGGACTACCGCCCACTGGAAGGTCCGCTCCAGGGCTTTTGGCTGCGCTTGCGCGGGGCCCATGTGGAGCAAAGCGGCCCCGGCGCAAGCGACACCCAGCAGTACCAGCTAATCTTGAACTACGACCTTAACCTGCCCTAA
- a CDS encoding acyl-CoA dehydrogenase family protein translates to MDFELSEEQRLIQETARRFARQEIAPIAAEYDREEKYPTEVCLKAAEVGLVGPTIPEEYGGAGYGFLEQALITEELCRVDLGVGQCVEARSFGSQLIHFYGSEEQKQKFLPPLVTGEMVAAGAFSEPDAGTDVAAARTKAVREGDEFVITGNKMFITNGTICDYYLVFAITEPEEAGRYARHSTIIVEADREGVSANKIHGKMGIRASDTAEVSFEQVRVPVANLVGEAGHGFHQLMHFFDVTRTAVAAEGVGLAQGALDLALKYTQERIAFGKPLIVNQGLQFQLAEMATRIELARLACYKAAWLIDQGKLDPKLNAMAKYYAGETAVWVADKALQMHGGYGYIDEYDIQRFYRHAKILEIYEGAKEAEKITIARRLV, encoded by the coding sequence ATGGATTTCGAGCTTAGCGAGGAACAACGCCTGATCCAGGAAACCGCGCGGCGCTTTGCCCGCCAAGAGATAGCGCCCATCGCCGCCGAGTACGACCGCGAAGAGAAATACCCCACCGAGGTGTGCCTCAAGGCGGCCGAGGTGGGCCTGGTGGGCCCCACCATCCCCGAAGAATACGGCGGCGCGGGCTACGGCTTTTTGGAGCAGGCCCTGATCACCGAGGAGCTGTGCCGGGTGGACCTGGGCGTGGGCCAGTGCGTCGAGGCCCGCTCCTTCGGCTCCCAGCTGATCCACTTCTACGGCAGCGAGGAGCAGAAGCAGAAGTTCCTGCCGCCCCTGGTCACCGGCGAAATGGTGGCCGCCGGGGCCTTCAGCGAACCGGACGCGGGCACCGACGTGGCCGCCGCCCGCACCAAGGCGGTGCGCGAAGGCGACGAGTTCGTGATCACCGGCAACAAGATGTTCATCACCAACGGCACCATCTGCGACTACTACCTGGTCTTCGCCATCACCGAGCCCGAGGAGGCCGGCCGTTACGCCCGCCACAGCACTATCATCGTGGAGGCCGACCGGGAGGGGGTGAGCGCCAACAAGATCCACGGCAAGATGGGCATCCGGGCCAGCGACACCGCCGAGGTGAGCTTCGAGCAGGTGCGGGTGCCGGTGGCCAACCTGGTGGGCGAGGCCGGACACGGCTTCCACCAGCTCATGCACTTCTTCGACGTGACCCGCACCGCCGTGGCCGCCGAAGGCGTGGGCCTGGCCCAGGGCGCGTTGGACTTGGCCCTCAAGTACACCCAGGAGCGCATCGCCTTCGGCAAGCCGCTCATCGTGAACCAGGGCCTCCAGTTTCAGCTGGCCGAGATGGCCACCCGCATCGAGCTGGCCCGCCTGGCCTGCTACAAGGCGGCCTGGCTCATCGACCAGGGTAAGCTGGATCCCAAGCTCAACGCCATGGCCAAGTACTACGCCGGCGAGACCGCGGTGTGGGTGGCGGACAAGGCCTTGCAGATGCACGGTGGCTACGGCTACATCGATGAGTACGATATCCAGCGTTTCTATCGCCACGCCAAGATTCTGGAGATTTACGAGGGAGCCAAGGAGGCGGAGAAGATCACCATCGCCCGCCGCTTGGTTTAG
- a CDS encoding AMP-binding protein: MKPPVELSTIPQTFDRVVALEPDKPAAWYLGTPFTYERLKDMADRFAGGLIKKGIAPGDKVMLYLPNCVQWLVAWLGIQKAGAVAVPITPIYTPYDVAYIAGDTGAKAIVCTDRNYGYVKRVMKEHPFQAVVVSGMADVLPGFKRFFGWAFDKVPKGRASKEAHTTWLVDLIKGSSPAPPVERDPDDIAEIIYTGGTTKHPKGVPITHRLLLNCAHEQISTSAALFKVRENMVMGAAPLFHILGQTTGLGTILVHGGSMVLQPKVNLDAMMDAVTRHKATTFVGVPALYRMILEHDRLELYDLSSLKYCFCGGDVLPQDVASRWKEHFGWPIYIGYGASETVGGVCMSPADRENPAGSMGLILPSKDVRIVDPLDMSQVPDGEAGELLVHSDPMVDAYWNKPEETAEAFVQIEGKTYYRTADVVRRDEGGYLYFVDRTVDTIKHKGYRVSASEVECVLQDHQAVVASCVVGIPDEKVGERIKAFVVLKKDIKGITGYDLISFCRGRLAGYKIPQYIEFRDMLPKSKVGKLLRREVRGEEKSRREG, encoded by the coding sequence ATGAAGCCTCCGGTGGAGCTGAGCACGATTCCCCAGACCTTTGACCGGGTGGTGGCCCTGGAGCCCGACAAGCCGGCCGCCTGGTATCTGGGCACCCCGTTCACCTACGAGCGCCTCAAGGACATGGCCGACCGCTTCGCGGGAGGGCTGATAAAAAAGGGCATCGCCCCGGGCGACAAGGTGATGCTCTATCTGCCCAACTGCGTGCAGTGGCTGGTGGCCTGGCTGGGCATCCAGAAGGCGGGCGCGGTGGCCGTGCCCATCACCCCCATCTACACCCCCTACGACGTGGCCTACATCGCGGGCGACACCGGGGCCAAGGCCATCGTGTGCACCGACCGTAACTACGGCTACGTCAAGCGGGTGATGAAGGAGCATCCCTTCCAGGCGGTGGTGGTCTCCGGCATGGCAGATGTGTTGCCCGGGTTCAAGCGCTTCTTCGGCTGGGCCTTCGACAAGGTGCCCAAGGGGCGGGCCAGCAAGGAGGCCCACACCACCTGGCTGGTGGACCTGATCAAGGGCTCCAGCCCGGCCCCCCCGGTGGAACGCGACCCGGACGACATCGCCGAGATCATCTACACCGGCGGCACCACCAAGCACCCCAAGGGCGTGCCAATCACTCATAGGCTGTTGCTCAACTGCGCCCACGAGCAGATATCCACCAGCGCGGCCCTGTTCAAGGTGCGCGAGAACATGGTCATGGGTGCGGCGCCCCTGTTCCACATCCTGGGTCAGACCACCGGTCTGGGCACCATCCTGGTGCACGGCGGCTCCATGGTCCTGCAACCCAAGGTGAACCTGGACGCCATGATGGACGCGGTGACCCGCCACAAGGCCACCACCTTCGTGGGCGTGCCCGCTCTGTACCGCATGATCCTGGAGCACGACCGCCTGGAGCTTTACGATCTCTCTTCGCTGAAGTACTGTTTCTGCGGAGGCGACGTTTTGCCCCAGGACGTGGCCTCCCGCTGGAAAGAGCACTTCGGCTGGCCCATCTACATCGGCTACGGGGCCAGCGAGACGGTGGGCGGCGTGTGCATGAGCCCGGCCGACCGCGAGAACCCGGCCGGTTCCATGGGCCTGATCCTGCCTTCCAAGGATGTTCGCATCGTGGACCCGCTGGACATGAGCCAGGTGCCCGACGGCGAGGCCGGCGAGCTCTTGGTCCACTCCGACCCCATGGTGGACGCCTATTGGAACAAGCCCGAAGAGACGGCCGAAGCCTTTGTGCAGATCGAGGGCAAGACCTATTACCGCACCGCCGACGTGGTGCGCCGCGACGAGGGGGGCTACCTCTACTTCGTGGACCGCACCGTGGACACCATCAAGCACAAGGGCTACCGGGTCAGCGCCTCCGAGGTGGAGTGCGTGCTCCAGGACCACCAAGCGGTGGTGGCCTCCTGCGTGGTGGGCATCCCGGACGAGAAGGTGGGCGAGCGCATCAAGGCCTTCGTGGTGCTCAAGAAGGACATCAAGGGGATCACCGGCTATGATCTCATCTCCTTCTGCCGCGGCCGCCTGGCGGGGTACAAGATTCCCCAGTACATCGAGTTCCGCGACATGCTGCCCAAATCCAAGGTGGGCAAGCTCCTGCGGCGCGAGGTGCGCGGCGAGGAAAAGAGCCGCCGCGAGGGTTAG
- a CDS encoding ATP-binding cassette domain-containing protein, with protein MLTVKDLIVFYENAIAVNDLSMEVREGQIVGVIGSNSAGKTTLMNTLSGLIWDMLIKEQRKGGERITVMGTVHFMGEDISKLPAFRRAQQGIVLCRERHPVFPDSSVVENLKIAGYLRNRAEVKKGIELSFDLFPNLARHRSRKAGFLSGGEQQMLAIGMAMMVGPKLLLLDEPLLGLSPAMQTQVVEAIKDVRRQTGVTLVIAEQFARPLLPWLDFAYVIENGMLTLTGPGPELMDNPEIKSAYFGV; from the coding sequence GTGCTAACGGTCAAGGACCTCATCGTCTTCTACGAAAACGCCATCGCGGTCAACGACCTGTCCATGGAGGTCCGCGAGGGCCAGATCGTGGGGGTTATCGGCTCCAACAGCGCCGGCAAGACCACCCTGATGAACACCCTCAGCGGCCTGATCTGGGACATGCTCATCAAGGAGCAGCGCAAGGGCGGCGAGCGCATCACGGTGATGGGCACGGTGCACTTCATGGGCGAGGACATCAGCAAGCTGCCCGCCTTTCGCCGGGCTCAGCAGGGCATCGTGCTCTGCCGCGAGCGCCATCCGGTGTTCCCGGACTCCAGCGTGGTGGAGAACCTGAAGATAGCGGGTTATCTGCGCAACCGGGCCGAGGTGAAAAAGGGCATCGAACTGAGCTTCGACCTGTTCCCCAACCTGGCCCGCCACCGCAGCCGCAAGGCCGGCTTCCTCTCCGGAGGCGAGCAGCAGATGCTGGCCATCGGCATGGCCATGATGGTCGGCCCCAAGCTGCTCTTGTTGGATGAGCCGCTGTTGGGCCTCAGCCCGGCCATGCAGACCCAGGTGGTGGAGGCCATCAAGGACGTGCGCCGCCAGACCGGGGTCACTTTGGTGATCGCCGAGCAGTTCGCCCGGCCCCTGTTGCCCTGGCTGGACTTCGCCTACGTCATTGAGAACGGCATGCTCACCCTGACCGGGCCCGGGCCCGAGCTGATGGACAACCCCGAGATCAAGAGCGCCTACTTCGGCGTGTAG
- a CDS encoding ABC transporter ATP-binding protein, translating to MSAETILQVNDLSKNFGGVKAVDGVSFSLKRNEVLGVIGPNGSGKTTLANLITGFVKPSRGKVVFEGKDITKLPPYKVADLGIARSFQMVKPFYQLPAFKNLNVALLSPRLRRLSGGRYGDRDAMAKDLLEEVGFERDSWVITHQAASLPHGYLKRLELAKCMALQPEIIVLDELFSGLSLAEVASMVPVIEKLVAQGKTLVMIEHRLKELFRIADRVIVLNFGQKIAEGVPAEVMEDPQVRGAYLGSEAEE from the coding sequence ATGAGCGCGGAAACCATCCTGCAAGTAAACGACCTCTCCAAGAACTTCGGCGGGGTCAAGGCGGTGGACGGGGTGAGCTTCTCCCTGAAGCGCAACGAGGTGCTGGGGGTCATCGGCCCCAACGGCTCCGGCAAAACCACCCTGGCCAACCTCATCACCGGGTTCGTGAAGCCCAGCCGGGGCAAGGTGGTTTTCGAGGGCAAGGACATCACCAAGCTGCCGCCTTACAAGGTGGCCGACCTGGGGATCGCCCGGTCCTTCCAGATGGTCAAGCCCTTCTACCAACTGCCGGCCTTCAAGAACCTCAACGTGGCCCTACTCTCTCCGCGCCTCCGGCGGCTTTCCGGCGGGCGCTACGGCGACCGCGACGCCATGGCCAAGGACCTTTTGGAAGAGGTGGGCTTCGAGCGCGACTCCTGGGTGATCACCCACCAGGCGGCGAGCCTGCCCCACGGCTACCTCAAGCGGCTGGAGCTGGCCAAGTGCATGGCCTTGCAGCCGGAGATCATCGTCCTGGACGAGCTGTTCTCCGGCCTGTCCCTGGCCGAGGTGGCCTCCATGGTGCCGGTGATCGAAAAGCTGGTGGCCCAAGGCAAGACCCTGGTGATGATCGAGCACCGCCTCAAGGAGCTGTTCCGCATCGCCGACCGGGTGATCGTGTTGAACTTCGGGCAGAAGATCGCCGAGGGCGTTCCCGCCGAGGTTATGGAAGACCCCCAGGTGCGCGGCGCCTACCTGGGCAGCGAGGCGGAGGAATAA